From Bacteroidota bacterium:
CGATCTGGATGCTGCGATTGCCGAATGCGACAAACAGCAAGGTTCATTAGCCAATGTAATACGCGTAGGAATAGAAAGACTTAAAATTGTTCAGAATGACGCATCAATGGATAAAGAAACTAAAGTTGCCGCTGTTCAAAAGGAGATTGAAGAGGCTACTGCTCTTGAACTTCCCATGCTTTCTAAAAATCTGGTTATCATATCTACATGTGCTACCATCGCAACCCTTTGGGGTTTGATCGGAACGGTATTGGGAATGATTCGATCATTTGCTGCCTTGTCGAATGCCGGTGCGCCGGATACCACAGCGCTTGCAACCGGTATATCTGAAGCGCTGATAAATACAGCACTTGGAATTACTGGTTCGGTTATCGGTATAATTATGTACAACTACTTCAGTACAAAAATTGATGCCATGACTTATAGCATGGATGAAGCAGGGTTCAGTATCGTACAATCGGTTAACGCAGGAAAATAAGTTATCAGTTATTGAGTTGTTAGTTATTCAGGCGAATGTTCAAATAACTCAATAACTCAATAACCCAATAACCAATAACTTTTAAACTATGCCAAAGATTAAAATGCCACGCAGCAGCCCTGGGTTAGACATGACCCCAATGGTTGATCTGGCGTTCCTTTTGGTTACTTTTTTTATGCTTACGGCTTCGGTGCGTGTGAGTGAGCCGGTTATTGTGGATACTCCTTCTTCTATATCTGAAAAATTGTTGCCCGATAATGCTATGCTTATTAGTATTGATAAGGATGGAAGAGCGTTCTTTAATATTAATAATGTGCAAGTGCGGATAAAAACGCTTGAACGTATGGGTCAGCAATATAAAGTAACATTTACCGACCAGCAGAAAAAGCGGTTTGGAGGGATGACAAGTTTTGGAGTGCCAATTCAAACCTTGGGAGAGTATATCAACATGGAAGACCCTGAACGCTTAAAGGTAAAATCTCCGGGAGTGCCGCTCGATTCAATGAATAATCAGTTAGGCGATTGGATTCAATTTGGTCGGATCGAAGCCGCAAAACAGGCAAAAGCGGAAAAGGACAAGGCCGAAAAACTTGGTCGTGAGTTTAAATATGAGCCAATACGTTTTGCCATTAAAGCTGATGGAGGAGCCACTTATATGGCTGTAAAACAGGTAATCGACGTTTTTAAGAAAAAAGACATTTATAGGTTTAATTTGATAACAAATCTGGAGGACGGAGCAGAATAAAAAAATAATCAGGATAATTATGGAATTTCAAATTCCAATGCATCTAAATACAAAAGAGCTTAAAAAATGGCAGAAGTAAATACAGGCGATGGTGGTGGCGGTCATGGTAAACATGAGAAGAAAAGAGCCAAAAAAATGTCAACACGGATCGACATGACTCCGATGGTTGATTTGGCCTTCCTGCTTTTAACTTTCTTCGTACTTACCTCTACTTTCAATAAGGCCAAAACAATGGAAATTAATTTTCCGGCGGATCCAAAAGACAAAAAGGATCTCATGAAAATAAATAATGCACTGACCTTTTTAATGACGGACGACAATAAAGTTTATTATTACACAGATGAATTTTATCCAAAAGATAATCCAAAGGGGAAACCAGTAACAACTTTAATAAAAACAGATTTCTCTAAAGACGGGGTGAGGAAAGTGTTACTTGAAAAAAATAAACCAACCCGAGAAGCATTAGAAAAACTGGAGGATAAATTTAAAAAGAAAGAAATTGCCGATACTACGTATAAGCGCATGGCAAGGGATGAAAAGAGTAAAAAGGCAGCCTTAACTGTTCTTCTAAAAGCAGACGATAAGGCGACCTACAAAAATATGATCGACCTGATAGATGAATTAAATATTACCCAGGTAGGTAAATACGCGGTTGTTGATCTTATGCCCGCGGAACTGGAATTAATAAAGGCGGCTAATTAAATATATTTAAGATGGCTCAGCACGATAGCACATTATTTAATAAATGGGACAATGTAGTTTCCTCTGTAAGGAACGAAATTGTATTCGAAAGCCGGAACAAGGAATACGGAGCCTACCAGATCCGCAGAGAATATAACAGGGTATTGGTACTTGCGCTTTTATCTACCTGCACAGCTATTTTGCTTATTGCAATAACTCCCAAAATTATTGAACTGATCAAAAATACATCGCAGGAAGTTGTTGTGCCGGTTGATATTACACCGGTTGATCTCACAGCTCCTCCTCCAATTGATGAAACAGAGCCACCGCCACCGCCACCGCCACCGCCACCTGTAATGGAAACGGTAAAGTTCACCCCACCTGTGGTTGTTGATGAAGAAGTAGTGGACGATCCGCCGCCGCCGCAAGAGACTGAAGTACAGGTCAGCACGGTAACACAGGAAGGTACGGATGGTGACATTATTATTCCCGACGAAAAAGGCACTGGTGTTGTAGAGGCGGTTGCAGAGGAAGTATTCACCGTTGTTGAACAGATGCCGGAGTTCCCCGGAGGGATGGCTGAAATGTACAAGTTCATTAATAAGAATATGCAGTACCCGCAGATTGAAAAAGAGAATGGTATATCGGGAACAGTTTATGTAACGTTTGTAGTGGATAAAGCGGGAAACATTAATGATGTAAAAACCCTGCGTGGAGTAGCTGGCGGCCCCAACCTTGAAAAAGAAGCTTTGCGCGTGGTTAAAATGATGCCACCCTGGAAATCGGGCAAACAAAACGGACGAGAAGTGTCAGTTCAGTTTAACCTGCCTATTAAGTTTGTTTTAAAGTAATCCCGGTCATTGGCATCCTTATCCGTTCCGGATGACACAATTTTTATATCCTTGAATAAGATCCTTCTATACTTTAGTTTTTTCATGATAGCTGTCTATATCGGCATCGGACTCATCCTTATTTTTTCTACCCTGTTCTTAAATATAGTTTCTGATAACCGCATCTTGCTGGGGATAGTATTTATTATTTATGCCGGTTTTCGTATTATTCTGACAATACAGCGTATTAGGAAATTAAATCAACATCAAGCGCATTCATGATGAGAATCCCCGCCCCTTTCCTTCGGCCTTCTTACTTCTTATTTCTTACTTGCCTGGCTTCTTGCATAAACCCTCCCGGCATGAAGGAGCCGACCGATACAGCTACTTCGGGGGATGTAAATATTGTAATTGATGAATCATATACATTGTTGTTTGATACTGAAATTCACACTTTTCAGTCACTTTATGTGAATGCAAAAGTGCATGCTAGGTATCTTCCTGAAGATGATGCGATAATCGCGCTCATGAACGACTCGGCCAAAGTAGCGGTGATCAACAGGCCGCTGAAGGAAGAAGAAAAAAAGAATTTCGGGGCGAAGAATATTTTTCCAATTGAAACAAAGATTGCCGAGGATGCTATTGCTTTTGTAGTTAACACCGAAAACCCTGATACGAACATTAAGTTTGAAGAAATTGCCCGGATAATGGCAGGTATTGATACAACATGGAAGCAGGTAAATGAAAAATCAACCACTGGTGGAATAAGAATAATTTTTGACAATCCTAATTCGGCCAACGCAAGGTACATTGCAAACTTTTCAAAGCAGGCGCAGCTGCCTAAAAATGCATACGCGGTTAAGTCGAATGCAGAAGTGATCGAATATGTAAATAACAACAAGAACGCGATAGGTGTTGTAAGTGTAAATTGGATAAGTGACAAAGATGATAGCACAACTATTGGTTTTTTAAAGAAGATCAAGGTGTTGGGCATTAGCAAAGCCGGAAACACCGAAAAATACTATAAGCCTTACCAGGCTTATATAAAAACGAAGGATTATCCCTTTTGCAGGGATGTTTATATGATCAATCGCCAAACCAGGGCCGGGCTTGGCATGGGGTTTGTATCATTTGTGGCAGGAGAGAAGGGGCAGCGTATTATATTAAAAATGGGACTTGTTCCATCAATTGCTCCGACGCGGATGGTGGAGATACATTAAAAGCCTCACCCTGCTTTCACACAGGCATGCGCACCCCTCTCCGAAGGAGAGGGAAAATAGAAACAAAAGATTAAATTTGTAAAAACTGATTTAGAAAAGCTTATGAAAACAATTCTGGGATTTATTTATTTCATTGTATATTGTTCTGTTTTGAATGCTCAAACTCTTAATGAAGCAATCCGCATGACAGAGAACGAACAGTTTGAAAGCGCTAATAAAGTATTTGAAAATCTTGTCATAGCCGAGCCCACTAATGGGAATTATTTCTATTACTATGGCGAAAACTATTTCAAAAACGACTTATTTGACAAAGCCAAAGAGAAATACCAAAAGGGGATAGAGGTAAATCCTAATAACGCCATTAATTATGTTGGCCTGGGTAAGATACAACAGGCGCAGGGAAATCGCACTGATGCGGACGCTAATTTTTTTAAAGCCAAAACAATTTCGCAATCAAAAAGCGCACCTGTGCTGATGGAACTTGCCGATGTTTATATTAATGCGGATGTGAAAAAAATTCCGGAGGCCATTACCCTCCTTAACCAGGCTTCAGTATTAGAGCCTAAAAACCCCGAAATATATACATTGATCGGTGATGCTTACCTGGAGCAGAACGATGGAAATATGGCTATAGCAAATTATGAAAAGGCGTTGAACATTGATAAAAAATTTACCAAAGCTATTTTGCGTGAAGGAAAATTATACAGCCGTGCTAAAAATTACAATCTCGCGCTTGATTATTATAACAAAGCT
This genomic window contains:
- a CDS encoding MotA/TolQ/ExbB proton channel family protein: MSNKNSSGGLKAMFATIAIPVAIGVGLVIYWFILGAPGNFDAEGHPKPGNYLGMMYKGGYIVPLLIGILITIIIFSVERAITVSKANGKGRLDEFVRKVKGLVAGNDLDAAIAECDKQQGSLANVIRVGIERLKIVQNDASMDKETKVAAVQKEIEEATALELPMLSKNLVIISTCATIATLWGLIGTVLGMIRSFAALSNAGAPDTTALATGISEALINTALGITGSVIGIIMYNYFSTKIDAMTYSMDEAGFSIVQSVNAGK
- a CDS encoding biopolymer transporter ExbD, giving the protein MPKIKMPRSSPGLDMTPMVDLAFLLVTFFMLTASVRVSEPVIVDTPSSISEKLLPDNAMLISIDKDGRAFFNINNVQVRIKTLERMGQQYKVTFTDQQKKRFGGMTSFGVPIQTLGEYINMEDPERLKVKSPGVPLDSMNNQLGDWIQFGRIEAAKQAKAEKDKAEKLGREFKYEPIRFAIKADGGATYMAVKQVIDVFKKKDIYRFNLITNLEDGAE
- a CDS encoding biopolymer transporter ExbD; translation: MAEVNTGDGGGGHGKHEKKRAKKMSTRIDMTPMVDLAFLLLTFFVLTSTFNKAKTMEINFPADPKDKKDLMKINNALTFLMTDDNKVYYYTDEFYPKDNPKGKPVTTLIKTDFSKDGVRKVLLEKNKPTREALEKLEDKFKKKEIADTTYKRMARDEKSKKAALTVLLKADDKATYKNMIDLIDELNITQVGKYAVVDLMPAELELIKAAN
- a CDS encoding energy transducer TonB, which gives rise to MAQHDSTLFNKWDNVVSSVRNEIVFESRNKEYGAYQIRREYNRVLVLALLSTCTAILLIAITPKIIELIKNTSQEVVVPVDITPVDLTAPPPIDETEPPPPPPPPPPVMETVKFTPPVVVDEEVVDDPPPPQETEVQVSTVTQEGTDGDIIIPDEKGTGVVEAVAEEVFTVVEQMPEFPGGMAEMYKFINKNMQYPQIEKENGISGTVYVTFVVDKAGNINDVKTLRGVAGGPNLEKEALRVVKMMPPWKSGKQNGREVSVQFNLPIKFVLK
- a CDS encoding substrate-binding domain-containing protein, with protein sequence MKEPTDTATSGDVNIVIDESYTLLFDTEIHTFQSLYVNAKVHARYLPEDDAIIALMNDSAKVAVINRPLKEEEKKNFGAKNIFPIETKIAEDAIAFVVNTENPDTNIKFEEIARIMAGIDTTWKQVNEKSTTGGIRIIFDNPNSANARYIANFSKQAQLPKNAYAVKSNAEVIEYVNNNKNAIGVVSVNWISDKDDSTTIGFLKKIKVLGISKAGNTEKYYKPYQAYIKTKDYPFCRDVYMINRQTRAGLGMGFVSFVAGEKGQRIILKMGLVPSIAPTRMVEIH